One stretch of Paenibacillus sp. AN1007 DNA includes these proteins:
- a CDS encoding CueP family metal-binding protein, which produces MKKPLWIMVSAVIVIVLGTYITANKAGQENTEQAEMSDIPKLVEEISTGRTKPQSASISAAALMVTEADGRKVTYDLPEDQFFLSIAPYVQQTHPCEIHSLTGCQGEMADEEFTVTIQDSEGSTLMKNEVLQSGTNGFMDFWVPRDRTYLIRIEQGGKAAETQLSTYQTDQTCITTMQLI; this is translated from the coding sequence ATGAAAAAACCGTTATGGATCATGGTCAGTGCTGTCATTGTAATCGTATTGGGAACGTATATCACTGCTAATAAGGCAGGCCAAGAGAATACCGAGCAGGCTGAGATGTCCGATATTCCAAAGCTGGTTGAGGAGATCAGTACAGGCCGAACGAAACCGCAGTCTGCTTCGATTAGTGCAGCAGCCTTGATGGTAACAGAGGCGGACGGACGGAAAGTAACCTATGATCTGCCAGAAGATCAATTTTTCCTGTCGATTGCTCCGTATGTGCAGCAGACACATCCCTGTGAAATTCACAGTTTAACCGGCTGCCAGGGAGAGATGGCAGATGAGGAATTCACGGTGACGATTCAGGACTCCGAAGGCAGTACCTTGATGAAGAATGAAGTGCTGCAGTCCGGAACGAACGGATTTATGGACTTTTGGGTGCCAAGAGATCGAACGTATCTGATTCGTATTGAACAAGGCGGGAAAGCAGCTGAAACGCAGTTGTCTACATACCAAACGGACCAGACCTGCATCACCACAATGCAGCTAATCTAA